Proteins from a single region of Apium graveolens cultivar Ventura chromosome 7, ASM990537v1, whole genome shotgun sequence:
- the LOC141673845 gene encoding uncharacterized protein LOC141673845, translated as MGICNKENVTCFKWKQKGHYSNECPTGRTEFTYFQCGRKEHVARDCRGPAMAASVPKVLALPPSPQHTQPGARTFNMIMKEAVQSPSVIAFQRLGETLIIKLANDDQVPVDQVCTECDIDIAGHHFSVDFILFKLGEFDVILGMDWLVCHNTQIDCANKKVKLRTMKNATVMFRGEKQGNKYLTMMQTK; from the exons ATGGGTATTTGCAACAAGGAAAATGTGACATGCTTCAAGTGgaagcagaaagggcattactccAATGAATGTCCAACGGGAAGAACAGAATTTACCTATTTTCAATGTGGAAGAAAAGAGCATGTTGCTAGGGATTGCAGAGGACCAGCTATGGCCGCTAGTGttccgaaagtattggcattacctccatcACCACAGCATACCCAGCCCGGAGCGAGAACTTTTAATATGATAATGAAGGAAGCTGTGCAGAGTCCTAGTGTGATTGCAT TCCAACGATtaggcgagacgttaattataaaattagcgaatgacgaccaagttcctgTAGATCAAGTATGTACTGAGTGTGATATCGATATAGCCGGGCATCATTTCTCTGTCGACTTTATTCttttcaagttaggagagtttgatgttattttagggaTGGATTGGCTAGTTTGTCATAATACTCAGAtcgattgtgcgaataagaaagtgaaacTCCGAACTATgaaaaatgcaacggtaatgtttaGGGGCGAGAAACAGGGAAATAAATATCTGACAATGATGCAGACTAAATGA